The following are encoded in a window of Flavobacterium psychrotrophum genomic DNA:
- a CDS encoding PH domain-containing protein, with protein MGIFSSLLGNAGVVDQAKLQDEYGKLLANGEQIEIGFKLIRDTFIFTNKRLIIVDVQGLTGKKTEYLSISYKSISRFSVETAGTFDLDAELKIWVSSEALPSITKKFNKSVDIYDVQRVLAQHVLG; from the coding sequence ATGGGAATTTTTTCTTCATTACTGGGCAATGCCGGCGTGGTAGACCAAGCTAAACTTCAGGACGAATATGGCAAGCTACTGGCCAATGGCGAACAGATAGAAATAGGCTTTAAGCTAATACGCGATACCTTTATTTTTACAAACAAGCGCCTTATTATTGTTGACGTTCAGGGACTAACCGGTAAAAAAACCGAATACCTTTCTATATCTTACAAGAGCATTTCGCGCTTTAGCGTAGAAACAGCGGGTACGTTTGACCTTGATGCCGAACTTAAAATATGGGTATCGAGCGAGGCGCTGCCAAGCATCACTAAAAAATTCAACAAGTCGGTTGATATTTATGATGTGCAAAGGGTACTGGCGCAGCACGTGCTGGGATAG